Proteins encoded within one genomic window of Halocatena marina:
- the lpdA gene encoding dihydrolipoyl dehydrogenase, producing the protein MSNHDHNHELPNETDVLIIGAGPGGYVAAIRAGQLDYSVTLVEKDAYGGTCLNYGCIPSKALISATDVAHQASTAEQRGVHADPDIDPAAMNDWKDGVVSQLTDGVENLCRQSGVELIDGRAEFVDETTANIHPESNDEPESLTFEHAIIATGSRAIEIPGFEFDGERILNSRHALALESVPESLLIVGAGYIGMELSSVYAKAGADVTVVEMLADVLPNYEDDISAVVRNRLESIGVDFHFGEQATEWEERDGDGIVITTETEDGEQTEYEASQTLVAVGREPVTDTVGLEAIGIETNEDGFIKTDDRARTNHEHVFAIGDVAGEPLLAHKGMMEGEIAAEVIAGKPAALDYQAIPAVVFTDPEIGTVGLSEAEAQDAGYSTTVGKMPLQASGRALTLNDTDGFVRVVAESDMGYLLGGQIVAPEASELIGELGLALEMGATLEDIIRTIHTHPTLSEAVREAAANARGHAIHRRNS; encoded by the coding sequence ATGTCGAATCACGATCATAACCACGAGCTCCCGAACGAGACAGATGTATTAATAATCGGTGCAGGTCCCGGCGGCTACGTTGCGGCGATTCGGGCCGGGCAGCTCGATTATAGCGTGACACTCGTCGAAAAGGATGCGTATGGCGGAACGTGCCTCAACTACGGCTGTATCCCCTCGAAAGCCCTGATTTCGGCGACGGACGTTGCTCACCAAGCGTCGACAGCCGAACAACGGGGCGTTCATGCCGATCCCGACATCGATCCCGCTGCGATGAATGACTGGAAAGACGGTGTCGTTTCACAGTTGACAGACGGTGTCGAGAATCTCTGTCGGCAAAGTGGTGTCGAACTCATCGACGGACGGGCGGAGTTCGTGGATGAAACAACGGCCAACATCCATCCAGAGAGTAACGACGAGCCAGAATCACTCACGTTCGAGCACGCGATCATCGCAACTGGAAGCCGTGCTATCGAGATACCTGGATTCGAGTTCGATGGTGAGCGTATACTCAATTCACGTCACGCGCTCGCGCTAGAATCTGTTCCGGAGTCTCTCCTCATCGTCGGAGCGGGCTACATCGGGATGGAGCTTTCCTCGGTGTACGCGAAAGCTGGGGCGGATGTGACAGTTGTCGAGATGCTTGCAGACGTGCTACCGAACTACGAGGACGATATTTCCGCCGTCGTCCGGAATCGATTGGAATCGATCGGCGTCGACTTTCACTTTGGGGAACAGGCCACGGAATGGGAAGAACGCGACGGAGACGGTATTGTAATCACGACCGAGACAGAAGACGGCGAACAGACTGAGTATGAAGCGTCCCAGACCCTCGTTGCGGTCGGGCGCGAACCCGTCACTGACACCGTCGGTTTGGAAGCAATCGGTATTGAAACGAACGAGGATGGGTTCATCAAGACGGACGACCGAGCACGAACGAACCACGAACACGTCTTCGCAATCGGAGATGTCGCTGGTGAGCCACTCTTGGCGCACAAAGGGATGATGGAAGGTGAAATTGCAGCCGAAGTCATTGCTGGCAAGCCCGCAGCGCTCGACTACCAAGCGATCCCGGCAGTGGTGTTCACCGATCCCGAAATTGGTACTGTTGGACTCTCAGAAGCCGAGGCGCAGGACGCTGGGTACTCGACGACCGTCGGTAAGATGCCGCTGCAGGCGAGTGGACGCGCACTCACGCTGAACGATACCGACGGATTTGTTCGTGTCGTCGCTGAGTCCGATATGGGATATCTCCTCGGTGGGCAGATCGTCGCACCCGAGGCGTCTGAACTCATCGGTGAACTCGGACTCGCGCTCGAGATGGGGGCGACGCTTGAAGATATCATCCGGACGATTCACACGCATCCGACGCTCTCGGAAGCAGTAAGAGAGGCCGCAGCGAACGCACGCGGACACGCGATTCACCGGCGCAACTCATAA
- a CDS encoding GYD domain-containing protein, translated as MQTYICQIDVNEREYQNPQELVSVWGTVHEDIERLGGDVRSTYAVLGNFDFHLIVDVPDDEVAFQISQSIERYGLNTTTVRALPLERISDLVDDI; from the coding sequence ATGCAGACGTATATTTGCCAAATAGACGTTAATGAGCGTGAATACCAGAACCCCCAAGAGTTAGTGTCGGTGTGGGGGACTGTACACGAGGATATCGAACGCCTCGGGGGGGATGTCAGATCAACGTATGCCGTCCTCGGAAATTTTGATTTTCACCTCATTGTTGATGTTCCCGATGATGAGGTCGCTTTTCAAATTTCTCAATCAATCGAACGCTACGGTCTCAACACGACGACTGTGCGCGCGCTTCCCCTTGAGCGAATTAGTGATCTCGTCGACGATATCTAA
- a CDS encoding CBS domain-containing protein, whose translation MDISDIATQQCLTVAPETRLGKVRSTFTSDTHQDGVLVVEDDDCLGAIQPRDLLRSQYDDDTNAQSVVRSVPTIDRSTNVREAARLLVENRTVLAPVTQQGELWGCITADSIIAAVRENLSVLSVSDIHTSDVIAITEDATLGESLNRLREHGISRLPVVEDDGTLTGIITTDDLAEFIVRDPDQPHKGNRASDTERLLEVPVYDFMSSPVETTTLETTVDEAVTTMLDRGYDGLIVTPEYDELVAGVLTKTDVLRALTYTEEDVLDVQITNAELLRTTTKQQIHDRIEDIVTKHESMNVYHVHVKLQEHHEEFRNTNLIRCQVRLWSDQDSIAGTGEGYGAEDALSLALDKFERNVLELKGKRSDERYRGELLRKLNEL comes from the coding sequence ATGGACATTTCGGACATCGCGACCCAGCAGTGCTTGACAGTTGCTCCAGAAACGCGGTTAGGAAAAGTTCGATCGACGTTCACGTCGGACACGCACCAAGACGGCGTGCTCGTTGTCGAAGATGATGATTGTCTCGGTGCGATCCAACCACGAGACCTGCTTCGTTCACAGTACGACGACGACACGAATGCCCAGTCTGTTGTCCGATCCGTTCCCACTATTGATCGGTCAACGAACGTCCGAGAAGCCGCCCGGTTACTTGTTGAAAATAGGACAGTACTCGCCCCGGTCACACAACAAGGCGAACTTTGGGGATGTATTACCGCTGACTCGATAATAGCGGCTGTCCGTGAGAATCTCTCTGTGCTTTCAGTGAGTGACATTCACACCTCTGACGTGATCGCGATTACTGAAGACGCAACTCTTGGTGAGTCACTCAATCGTCTTCGAGAGCACGGCATCTCTCGGCTTCCGGTTGTTGAGGATGACGGAACGCTCACAGGGATTATAACGACTGACGACCTTGCAGAATTCATCGTTCGAGACCCAGATCAACCGCACAAGGGTAACCGCGCTAGCGATACAGAACGCCTCTTGGAAGTGCCAGTCTATGACTTCATGAGCTCCCCGGTCGAAACGACGACACTAGAGACAACGGTCGATGAAGCCGTCACAACGATGCTCGATCGAGGGTACGATGGACTCATCGTTACCCCCGAGTATGATGAGCTCGTCGCCGGAGTGCTTACGAAGACCGACGTTTTGCGTGCGCTTACCTACACCGAAGAAGACGTACTTGATGTTCAGATTACGAATGCCGAACTCCTCCGAACGACGACTAAACAACAGATACACGATCGGATCGAGGACATCGTAACGAAGCACGAATCGATGAATGTGTATCACGTCCATGTGAAATTACAAGAGCATCACGAAGAGTTCCGAAACACGAATCTCATCAGGTGTCAGGTGCGACTCTGGAGCGATCAAGATTCGATAGCCGGAACAGGGGAAGGGTACGGAGCGGAGGATGCGCTGTCGCTCGCGCTCGATAAGTTTGAGCGTAATGTTCTAGAATTAAAAGGGAAACGAAGCGACGAGCGGTATCGGGGTGAATTGTTACGAAAATTGAACGAACTGTAG
- a CDS encoding NifU family protein, with protein MSAEGLERQTRNYLSNNIPQIQEHGGHFEIEDVNDNTGDVTVAIGGACSGCGIAPMTIKAIEQRLPTEIEGVSNVTVRRAGGPRAAVMPSKIEVMEDMEEYEDYDPPF; from the coding sequence ATGAGCGCAGAAGGACTTGAACGGCAGACGCGGAACTACCTGAGCAACAACATCCCACAGATTCAGGAACACGGTGGACACTTCGAAATTGAGGATGTCAACGACAACACCGGTGACGTGACGGTCGCCATTGGGGGCGCTTGCTCGGGTTGTGGTATTGCACCGATGACAATAAAGGCAATTGAGCAGCGCCTGCCCACTGAAATCGAGGGTGTTTCCAACGTGACTGTTCGTCGAGCGGGTGGGCCGCGTGCAGCAGTCATGCCTTCGAAAATCGAAGTGATGGAAGATATGGAGGAGTACGAGGACTACGATCCACCGTTCTGA
- a CDS encoding DUF6789 family protein: MRISAPDENDLLFELLNPRSLTVGFKGGIVATSAMTVFRMPISRSLPPTAEFWAQYVGGGELADHRAESLLLHFLYGAIAGSIFGSIFAVVDTRSPYETETKGLLAGLLYSIPFTLLGESIMLNHMLGMDLEPDESMIFHASHLVYGITLGAWIGSRM; the protein is encoded by the coding sequence ATGAGAATCAGCGCTCCAGATGAGAATGATCTCCTCTTCGAGTTGCTCAATCCTCGCTCGTTGACTGTCGGGTTCAAAGGTGGTATCGTCGCAACGAGTGCAATGACTGTATTCCGGATGCCGATCTCGCGTTCACTGCCACCAACAGCGGAGTTCTGGGCACAGTACGTCGGCGGTGGAGAATTGGCAGATCACCGAGCCGAATCCCTACTCTTACACTTCTTATACGGGGCCATCGCGGGGAGCATTTTTGGCTCGATATTCGCCGTCGTCGACACCCGCAGTCCGTACGAGACAGAAACCAAAGGTCTTCTTGCAGGACTCCTCTACAGCATTCCATTCACACTACTGGGGGAGTCCATCATGTTAAATCACATGTTGGGGATGGATCTCGAACCGGATGAGTCGATGATCTTTCATGCGAGCCATCTCGTGTACGGTATTACGCTTGGTGCGTGGATTGGATCACGAATGTAA
- a CDS encoding helix-turn-helix domain-containing protein, with translation MGLTLTTRDRIVLRLLAEAPVSCNEIAATVEWSATDLEGRLESLEENGLLWERDNGTYTLTGSGFRVLETSGSDNRDCQIDVSDQIQQTIGELNLRPDRAKAVQSAAAFLQYWGQASESEIIDGIYSERPSGYESADGWWQTFMRETLASLPDIKPPTNGATVWQYAGTPEIEEHTEDGRSFLESSPTSYGSVKHALETLALTADQRAAVHAAFVVLRHNSTASETALKRESYERVKPTTMSAEAWWSLRIEPILQKLPGIERVDEQTFHYTGDDVGSGQHPDSE, from the coding sequence ATGGGGCTTACGCTCACAACACGGGATCGGATCGTGCTTCGCTTGCTCGCCGAAGCTCCAGTGAGTTGTAATGAGATCGCTGCAACTGTCGAATGGTCCGCCACTGATCTCGAAGGTCGACTCGAAAGCCTCGAAGAGAACGGGCTGCTGTGGGAGCGAGACAACGGAACATACACCCTCACCGGGAGTGGCTTCCGCGTTCTCGAAACATCGGGCAGTGACAACAGAGACTGTCAGATTGATGTCTCGGACCAGATCCAACAAACAATAGGAGAGTTGAATCTCCGGCCGGATCGAGCGAAAGCGGTCCAAAGCGCGGCTGCGTTTCTCCAGTATTGGGGTCAAGCAAGCGAGAGTGAGATCATCGACGGGATCTACAGCGAACGTCCCAGTGGATACGAATCGGCTGATGGGTGGTGGCAGACGTTTATGCGAGAAACACTCGCCAGCCTTCCAGACATCAAGCCGCCAACGAACGGTGCTACCGTCTGGCAGTACGCTGGGACTCCCGAGATCGAAGAGCACACTGAGGATGGTCGAAGCTTTCTCGAGAGCTCTCCCACGTCGTATGGAAGCGTCAAACACGCGCTCGAAACGCTCGCCCTCACGGCCGATCAGCGAGCAGCTGTCCACGCAGCGTTCGTCGTGCTTCGTCACAACAGCACGGCCAGCGAAACAGCGCTCAAGCGCGAGAGCTACGAGCGGGTAAAACCTACCACTATGTCTGCAGAGGCGTGGTGGAGTCTGCGTATCGAGCCCATTCTCCAGAAACTTCCGGGTATCGAGCGAGTAGACGAACAAACGTTCCACTACACCGGCGATGACGTTGGATCGGGGCAGCACCCAGACTCAGAATGA
- a CDS encoding type 1 glutamine amidotransferase domain-containing protein, whose protein sequence is MNGLIITGDGFEDAEFTYPLYRLREAGFEIDVATPDGGSFESKHGQAFEADMQIEDAAAGNYDFLVIPGGRAPESLRTEAPEAKELITAFDDASKPIASVCHGAQLLISADVLEGRNATAYWPLDIDVENAGATFKDQEVVIDDNLVTSRYPDDMPAFMREFIRVLEETPVEATA, encoded by the coding sequence ATGAACGGATTGATCATAACTGGTGACGGGTTCGAAGACGCAGAGTTCACGTACCCCCTGTACCGACTCCGCGAAGCGGGGTTCGAAATCGACGTCGCAACACCCGACGGCGGATCGTTCGAGAGCAAACACGGGCAAGCATTCGAGGCCGATATGCAGATTGAGGATGCGGCTGCGGGCAACTACGACTTTCTCGTCATCCCCGGCGGTCGCGCACCAGAGAGTCTCCGTACAGAAGCGCCAGAGGCGAAAGAGCTGATTACCGCGTTCGATGACGCAAGTAAGCCGATCGCGTCGGTCTGTCACGGTGCACAGTTGCTCATCAGTGCAGATGTGCTCGAAGGACGGAATGCAACCGCCTACTGGCCACTCGACATCGATGTCGAAAACGCCGGAGCGACGTTTAAAGATCAGGAGGTCGTCATCGACGATAACCTTGTCACGTCACGATATCCTGACGATATGCCTGCATTTATGCGCGAGTTCATTCGAGTGCTCGAAGAAACACCGGTCGAAGCGACGGCCTAA
- a CDS encoding alpha-ketoacid dehydrogenase subunit beta has protein sequence MSSIQDRVADVNTDNTEEMNLVSAVNRTLHQELARDSSIRVLGYDIGPLGGVYRATEGLLDEFGNKRVIDTPLSENGIVGTAAGMAMRGERPVPEIEFMGFFYPAFGQFMYAVAKMYKRTGGEIEMPMTIRMPYGGGVKALEYHQESTESYFVHTPGVRVVCPSTPSQTKGLLAASIRSDDPVIFLEPKKIYRGMTEPVPTDEYTLSLNEARIVREGSDVTLLTWGAMVRHAKSAVADVDADVEIIDLCSLSPLDVESILESVSKTGRCVILHEARRTLGLGAELSALINEYALDALKAPIKRATGYDVHFPGHDIEDDYLPDDDRARYAIEAVMSYEF, from the coding sequence ATGAGTAGCATACAAGACCGAGTTGCGGACGTGAACACAGACAACACTGAGGAGATGAATCTCGTTTCGGCAGTGAACCGAACGCTACACCAGGAGCTAGCACGTGATAGCAGCATTCGCGTGCTCGGATACGACATTGGTCCGCTCGGAGGGGTGTATCGTGCAACAGAAGGATTGCTCGATGAGTTCGGCAATAAGCGAGTCATCGATACGCCACTCTCGGAAAACGGGATCGTTGGCACTGCCGCAGGCATGGCGATGCGAGGCGAGCGCCCGGTCCCTGAAATCGAATTTATGGGCTTTTTCTACCCTGCCTTTGGCCAGTTCATGTACGCTGTTGCTAAGATGTACAAACGAACCGGGGGAGAGATAGAGATGCCCATGACGATTCGGATGCCGTACGGCGGTGGGGTCAAAGCGCTTGAATACCATCAAGAATCGACCGAGTCGTACTTCGTTCATACTCCTGGTGTCCGCGTCGTTTGTCCGAGTACCCCGTCACAGACAAAGGGGTTGCTGGCTGCGAGCATCCGCAGCGACGACCCTGTGATTTTTCTCGAACCGAAGAAGATCTACCGAGGGATGACAGAGCCGGTTCCGACTGATGAGTATACGCTTTCGCTGAACGAAGCGCGCATTGTCAGAGAAGGGTCAGATGTCACATTACTTACGTGGGGGGCGATGGTGCGGCATGCGAAATCTGCAGTGGCTGATGTCGATGCGGACGTTGAAATCATCGATCTGTGTTCGCTTTCTCCGTTGGATGTCGAATCGATTCTCGAGTCGGTTTCAAAGACAGGTCGGTGTGTCATCCTCCATGAAGCTCGGCGGACGCTCGGTCTCGGTGCGGAACTCTCTGCACTGATTAACGAGTACGCACTTGATGCGCTGAAAGCGCCAATCAAACGAGCGACCGGATACGACGTTCACTTCCCGGGTCACGATATCGAAGACGATTATCTGCCAGACGATGATCGAGCCCGATACGCTATTGAGGCGGTGATGAGCTATGAGTTCTAA
- a CDS encoding molybdopterin-dependent oxidoreductase — MGKSDRSETRKAEIEEILEHKPGTREVRDEEDRYTVVGATSRQTFINWLTPIEDHFVCHRNDIPRIDTDPDAWSVRMVNGDSKATLSVDELRESYPTVAVAHTMECAGNDRGHHEPETGSVQWEWDAVATAIWTGTPVQSVLPEIDVETDHADRWLTVVGGDTPADNDVYVKSIPLSKIFDDCILAYEMNGRQLPPEHGFPLRLVVPGWYGTNSVKWVTELRVTDTMVTDETFSEDGKDQTYTYWQHEAYRIHPASIEPEIKTTVSTADTWEQLIGDVDHPYTFDENVMSLIGHPDGESSVSPDESGIIEIQGVAWAGDDRVRRVEVSTDGGDSWDDAEMYGPDYDGAWRLFTYTWEPIIAEDADNTYTLLSRATDENDRTQPATIAVLDDWDEIPDSVYPWNEGGYAANAYVPNGIELQVVSRTNE, encoded by the coding sequence ATGGGAAAGAGCGACCGGAGCGAGACCCGAAAAGCAGAGATCGAGGAAATCCTCGAACACAAGCCCGGAACACGGGAGGTGCGCGACGAGGAAGATCGCTACACAGTAGTCGGGGCAACGAGCCGACAGACGTTCATCAACTGGTTGACTCCAATCGAAGATCATTTCGTCTGCCATCGTAACGACATTCCGCGCATCGATACCGATCCGGATGCGTGGAGCGTCCGAATGGTGAACGGTGACAGCAAAGCGACGCTCTCAGTGGATGAGCTACGAGAATCGTATCCGACGGTCGCCGTCGCACACACGATGGAATGTGCAGGGAACGATCGTGGACACCACGAGCCTGAAACAGGGAGCGTCCAGTGGGAGTGGGATGCAGTTGCGACCGCCATCTGGACCGGAACGCCAGTACAGTCAGTGCTCCCGGAGATCGATGTCGAAACGGATCACGCGGATCGCTGGCTCACTGTTGTTGGAGGTGATACACCGGCTGATAACGATGTGTACGTGAAATCCATCCCGTTATCGAAGATCTTCGATGACTGCATCCTTGCCTATGAGATGAACGGCCGCCAGCTCCCACCGGAACATGGGTTTCCACTTCGCCTCGTCGTCCCCGGCTGGTACGGAACGAACAGTGTCAAATGGGTCACTGAACTCCGTGTCACAGACACGATGGTTACCGATGAGACGTTCTCTGAGGATGGAAAGGACCAGACCTACACATACTGGCAGCACGAGGCCTACCGGATACATCCGGCCAGTATCGAGCCAGAGATCAAGACAACGGTCTCGACAGCGGATACATGGGAGCAACTAATCGGAGACGTAGATCACCCGTACACGTTCGATGAGAACGTGATGTCGCTCATTGGGCACCCTGACGGAGAATCATCCGTATCACCAGACGAAAGCGGGATAATCGAGATTCAAGGCGTTGCGTGGGCGGGAGATGACCGCGTGAGGCGTGTCGAAGTGTCCACTGATGGCGGTGATTCATGGGACGATGCTGAGATGTATGGGCCAGATTATGACGGCGCTTGGCGGCTGTTCACATACACGTGGGAACCAATCATCGCTGAAGACGCTGACAACACATACACGCTCCTTTCGCGTGCTACAGACGAGAACGACCGCACTCAACCAGCCACTATCGCTGTACTCGATGACTGGGACGAAATCCCCGATTCCGTCTATCCGTGGAACGAAGGCGGATACGCGGCAAATGCCTACGTGCCGAACGGAATCGAACTGCAAGTCGTTTCCCGAACGAACGAATGA
- a CDS encoding thiamine pyrophosphate-dependent dehydrogenase E1 component subunit alpha, with the protein MSQETWAEERPPEDFYRILGPEGELQRDVPELADDELLGLYRTFVATRVLEEKMLNMQRSGEVSLVAQTLGEEATPLGGAAALQPDDWMFYTYRQTPALLHWDQSMAEIIASATGHEPETIAEQLEMGDSPMNFSPDYTPIGVNVTNAVGSAMADAFNDRETVTMVFTGDGSTSEGSFHDGMNFAGVFDVPAVIVCQNNQWAISEPSQRQTASETIAQKANAYGVPSERVDGNDIFAVYEKAREAVERARTGGGATFIECVTYRMGAHNTSDNPDRYRDDSEQRDYWKDRDPVDRFETYLRSEGILDDETDKAIHDEIDERVADAVEQVRSMSNSEPDRMFDHILHGESWHQRHQREELQRELNGKNPFIDFTGEGFDE; encoded by the coding sequence ATGTCACAAGAGACCTGGGCAGAAGAGCGACCGCCAGAGGATTTCTATCGAATCCTCGGTCCAGAGGGAGAGCTTCAAAGAGATGTCCCCGAACTGGCAGACGACGAGCTACTCGGACTGTATCGGACGTTTGTCGCCACACGGGTGCTTGAGGAGAAAATGTTGAACATGCAACGCAGCGGTGAGGTCAGTCTCGTCGCGCAAACCCTCGGAGAGGAAGCAACGCCACTGGGCGGTGCTGCGGCTCTGCAGCCCGATGACTGGATGTTTTACACGTATCGCCAGACACCAGCACTACTCCACTGGGATCAGTCCATGGCGGAGATAATTGCCAGCGCTACTGGCCACGAACCCGAAACAATTGCAGAACAGCTCGAAATGGGGGATTCGCCCATGAATTTCTCACCCGATTACACACCGATCGGTGTGAACGTGACCAACGCTGTCGGATCAGCCATGGCGGACGCGTTCAACGACCGAGAGACCGTCACGATGGTGTTCACTGGTGACGGATCGACCAGTGAAGGGTCGTTCCACGACGGGATGAACTTCGCTGGCGTGTTCGACGTCCCAGCGGTCATTGTTTGCCAGAACAATCAGTGGGCGATCTCCGAGCCATCACAGCGACAAACTGCGTCGGAGACGATTGCACAGAAAGCGAACGCATACGGGGTGCCCAGCGAGCGCGTCGATGGGAACGACATCTTCGCGGTCTACGAAAAAGCCCGTGAGGCGGTCGAACGTGCTCGCACTGGCGGAGGTGCGACGTTTATCGAATGCGTGACATACCGTATGGGAGCACATAATACATCGGACAATCCGGATCGCTATCGGGACGACAGCGAGCAACGAGACTACTGGAAGGATCGGGATCCCGTTGATCGGTTCGAAACATATCTCCGTAGCGAAGGAATTCTCGATGACGAGACGGACAAAGCGATTCATGACGAAATCGACGAACGCGTTGCCGATGCTGTCGAACAGGTTCGTTCGATGTCGAACTCGGAGCCCGATCGCATGTTCGATCACATCCTCCATGGGGAATCGTGGCACCAACGTCACCAACGCGAAGAACTACAGCGAGAACTGAACGGCAAAAATCCATTTATCGACTTCACAGGGGAGGGATTCGATGAGTAG